The Thiothrix subterranea genome has a segment encoding these proteins:
- the folK gene encoding 2-amino-4-hydroxy-6-hydroxymethyldihydropteridine diphosphokinase, which produces MTPVLCYIGLGSNLGNPVANLHSALKHLAGAEGVELRGVSRFYTSKPMGPQDQPDYVNAVAGVLTQLPAHALLQTLFAVERAHGRVRNAALRWGPRTLDLDLLLYGDAMIDTPDLRIPHPGIGERSFVVLPLLDLAPHRVLPDGRSLSACRAALACDDLYPLTLG; this is translated from the coding sequence ATGACGCCAGTGCTTTGCTACATTGGTTTAGGCAGCAATCTGGGTAATCCGGTGGCGAATTTGCACTCGGCACTGAAACACTTGGCGGGCGCAGAAGGCGTGGAATTGCGGGGCGTATCGCGCTTTTACACCAGCAAACCGATGGGGCCGCAAGATCAACCGGATTATGTGAATGCGGTCGCGGGTGTACTGACGCAGCTTCCTGCCCACGCTTTATTGCAAACCTTATTCGCAGTGGAACGGGCGCACGGGCGGGTACGGAATGCGGCCTTGCGTTGGGGACCGCGTACCCTTGATCTCGATTTATTGCTGTACGGCGATGCGATGATTGATACGCCTGATTTGCGAATTCCTCATCCCGGTATCGGTGAACGCTCGTTTGTGGTGCTACCCTTGCTGGATCTTGCGCCGCATCGAGTGTTACCGGATGGGCGCAGTTTGTCCGCTTGCCGGGCGGCATTGGCGTGTGATGATCTTTATCCACTCACGCTCGGTTGA
- the rimI gene encoding ribosomal protein S18-alanine N-acetyltransferase, which produces MLQPIEPDFLPLRPMTLNDLDAVMALELRAYPFPWTRAIFSDCLKHGYSGWLYEQDGRLQGYAMLMFVLDEMHLLNICIAPEQQGQGLGSGLLKTLEHIAGTFNAETCFLEVRQSNFAAIHLYLNAGFNEVGLRKGYYQTEFGREDGIVMAKTLF; this is translated from the coding sequence ATGCTCCAACCCATTGAACCGGATTTTTTACCGCTACGCCCCATGACCTTGAACGATTTGGATGCGGTCATGGCGCTGGAGTTGCGGGCGTATCCCTTCCCTTGGACACGCGCTATTTTCAGCGATTGCTTAAAACACGGCTATTCCGGTTGGTTATATGAGCAAGATGGGCGGTTGCAAGGCTATGCCATGCTGATGTTTGTGCTGGATGAAATGCATTTGCTGAATATTTGCATTGCGCCTGAGCAGCAAGGTCAAGGTTTGGGCAGTGGTTTGCTGAAAACGCTGGAACATATTGCGGGTACATTCAATGCCGAAACCTGTTTTTTGGAAGTGCGTCAGTCAAACTTTGCGGCGATTCACTTGTATTTGAATGCGGGTTTTAATGAGGTCGGGCTGCGGAAAGGCTATTACCAGACCGAATTTGGGCGTGAAGATGGCATTGTCATGGCAAAAACCCTGTTCTAA
- a CDS encoding uracil-DNA glycosylase codes for MSWQDLRTAVQSCTRCALSKTRTQTVFGAGNQQAAWMIIGEAPGAEEDRQGEPFVGKAGQLLNNMLLAIGMPRETVYIANVLKCRPPNNRDPQADESANCRGYLERQIALVNPSLILVVGRIAAQNLLQTTAPLARLRGQEHRAPVSGTPVVVTYHPAYLLRQPSDKRKAWQDLLFAREVFARHAPTH; via the coding sequence ATGAGCTGGCAAGACCTCCGCACCGCAGTCCAGTCCTGCACCCGTTGCGCCCTCAGCAAAACCCGCACCCAAACCGTGTTCGGCGCTGGCAATCAACAAGCTGCTTGGATGATCATCGGCGAAGCCCCCGGTGCGGAAGAAGACCGCCAAGGCGAGCCGTTCGTGGGCAAAGCCGGTCAATTGCTCAACAATATGTTGCTGGCGATCGGGATGCCGCGTGAAACCGTCTATATCGCCAATGTGCTTAAATGCCGCCCACCGAATAACCGCGACCCGCAAGCCGACGAATCCGCCAATTGCCGAGGTTACTTAGAGCGCCAAATTGCGTTGGTGAACCCTTCATTGATTCTGGTGGTCGGGCGCATTGCTGCGCAAAACCTGTTGCAAACCACCGCACCCTTGGCGCGTTTGCGCGGGCAAGAACACCGTGCGCCGGTTAGCGGTACGCCGGTCGTGGTCACGTATCACCCCGCGTATTTATTGCGCCAACCCTCTGATAAGCGTAAAGCTTGGCAGGATTTACTGTTTGCCCGCGAGGTCTTCGCCCGTCATGCTCCAACCCATTGA
- the pcnB gene encoding polynucleotide adenylyltransferase PcnB, giving the protein MLTPDNAVHVPPAVHHIPADKVCGRAKDVIRRLQKAGYEAYLVGGCVRDLLLGLVPKDFDIATSAHPEEIRRLFNSCRLIGRRFRLAHIYYGRDYLEVATFRAPHDDSEDGGKVNDAGRIIHDNVYGTLEEDVWRRDFTINALFYDPISDELLDFVGGLDDLRNGKIRLLGNPEQRFREDPVRLLRAVRFAAKLNFEIEPATLACVRPMGILLEGVSSARLFDEIIKLLHSGCGWNTFRLLREYNLLEYLLPLTYESLEDDDTGNFERMITLSLQNTDQRLAEGKSVMPAFLYAVLLWHEVSVVAEELQARGMPELQAMTQASGDALHDQVDFTAVPRRYSNITREIWLLQSRFRYRDIRRATTLLTNPRFRAAYDFMCLRAEAGEPVDDDAEWWTAFQSATHEEREAMCKGAAIKGSLRRRKKRRKPNAVIKSAS; this is encoded by the coding sequence ATGCTGACTCCAGACAACGCGGTGCATGTGCCGCCCGCCGTGCATCATATCCCCGCTGATAAAGTGTGCGGGCGTGCCAAAGATGTGATTCGGCGTTTGCAAAAAGCGGGTTACGAAGCCTATTTAGTGGGCGGTTGTGTCCGAGATTTATTGCTCGGCTTAGTCCCGAAAGATTTTGATATTGCGACCAGTGCGCACCCTGAAGAGATTCGGCGTTTGTTCAATTCCTGCCGTTTGATTGGGCGACGTTTTCGGTTAGCGCACATTTATTATGGGCGCGATTATTTGGAAGTGGCGACGTTCCGCGCACCCCACGATGACAGTGAGGATGGCGGTAAGGTTAACGATGCCGGGCGCATTATTCACGATAATGTCTATGGTACGTTGGAAGAGGACGTGTGGCGGCGTGATTTCACCATCAATGCGTTGTTTTACGACCCGATTAGCGATGAGTTGCTGGATTTTGTCGGCGGCTTGGATGATTTGCGTAACGGCAAAATCCGTTTGCTGGGCAACCCCGAACAGCGCTTTCGTGAAGACCCGGTACGGTTGTTGCGGGCGGTGCGGTTTGCGGCAAAATTGAATTTTGAAATTGAACCCGCCACCTTGGCGTGTGTACGTCCGATGGGGATTTTGCTGGAAGGCGTGTCTTCGGCGCGTTTGTTCGATGAAATCATTAAGCTGCTGCACAGCGGTTGTGGTTGGAACACTTTCCGGTTATTGCGTGAATACAATTTGCTGGAATACTTATTGCCGCTGACTTACGAAAGCCTTGAAGACGACGACACCGGCAATTTCGAGCGCATGATTACGTTGTCGCTACAGAATACCGATCAGCGCTTGGCAGAAGGCAAATCGGTAATGCCCGCGTTTTTGTACGCGGTATTGTTGTGGCATGAAGTTTCGGTGGTGGCTGAAGAATTGCAGGCACGCGGAATGCCGGAACTTCAGGCAATGACGCAGGCGTCCGGCGATGCCTTGCACGATCAGGTGGATTTTACCGCCGTGCCGCGCCGTTACAGCAATATTACCCGCGAAATTTGGTTATTGCAGTCGCGTTTCCGTTACCGTGATATTCGCCGTGCTACGACCTTGCTTACCAATCCGCGTTTTCGGGCGGCGTATGATTTCATGTGCTTACGCGCTGAAGCCGGTGAGCCAGTCGATGATGATGCGGAATGGTGGACGGCGTTCCAGAGCGCTACGCACGAAGAGCGCGAAGCCATGTGCAAAGGCGCGGCAATCAAAGGCAGTTTGCGCCGCCGTAAAAAACGCCGCAAACCTAACGCTGTGATCAAATCCGCTTCATGA
- a CDS encoding TetR/AcrR family transcriptional regulator: protein MQIRATNPEDKELRREAILDTAEQLWLTHPERMCNVADIATAAGLAKGTVYLYFRSKEELFLGIHERHNATFFSRLKARAQQSPPMTIDDLFSIQRQFLLDFPAFLPVATLCHGLLERQIPLDIAFAFEQRTFTQLAEVVTALRDHFPQATQALMLQSYALLIGLWQLLRPTPLKELMKERSLLCACTDDYLQMLESALTSLWRGALTPEIH, encoded by the coding sequence ATGCAAATCCGTGCCACCAACCCCGAAGACAAGGAACTGCGCCGCGAAGCTATCCTTGATACTGCCGAACAGCTTTGGCTCACCCACCCTGAACGCATGTGCAATGTCGCTGACATCGCCACCGCCGCAGGGCTTGCTAAAGGCACGGTCTACCTGTATTTCCGCAGCAAGGAAGAGCTATTCCTTGGCATTCACGAGCGCCATAATGCTACATTTTTTAGCCGTTTAAAAGCACGCGCCCAACAATCGCCTCCGATGACCATAGACGATTTGTTCAGCATTCAACGGCAATTTCTGCTGGATTTCCCCGCCTTTCTACCGGTTGCTACGTTGTGCCATGGCTTGTTGGAACGCCAAATTCCACTTGATATTGCGTTTGCCTTTGAACAGCGCACCTTCACCCAATTAGCCGAAGTCGTCACCGCACTGCGCGACCATTTCCCACAAGCCACGCAAGCCCTCATGCTGCAAAGCTATGCGTTATTGATCGGTTTATGGCAGTTGCTGCGCCCGACACCCCTGAAAGAACTGATGAAAGAGCGCTCACTGCTATGCGCTTGCACCGACGATTACTTACAAATGCTCGAATCCGCCCTGACATCCCTTTGGCGCGGCGCACTCACCCCGGAGATTCATTGA
- a CDS encoding Fic family protein, which yields MLTERQQTILGVFLQNPSVTLNVGDLLPHIEVGRTTLFRDLTVMVGIGLLLPDAPTRARTYRLNPSSAVYLRWDLSRPPQQRLPVSYNPKLLDDYQPNQTFLLSATQRAELMQVGNIAGSGKPELGKNYTRLIATLLIDLAHASSNLENVPISWLDTKTLLEFGERPDGLDETQLRIVLNHKAAINHLTTHAGDMHLSRWDLSDLHSLIADGLIAETAAIGRLRSWVVRFSDSRYLPPDNPYLLNEAFEEFCRKGSAIADPYEQAFFSMTFIPYLQPFQDGNKRTSRLAMNIPLLKNCLAPFSFTDLRKRDYMFGLLAFYERGQHAFLAEAFVAAYRQTAPRYAELLGYVQGGGVLGTLT from the coding sequence ATGCTAACCGAACGGCAACAAACTATTCTTGGCGTATTTTTACAAAATCCTAGTGTCACCTTGAATGTTGGGGATTTGTTGCCCCATATTGAAGTGGGGCGTACTACCTTGTTCCGTGATCTGACGGTGATGGTCGGTATTGGTTTATTGCTGCCTGATGCTCCAACCCGCGCCCGTACCTATCGCTTGAATCCATCATCGGCGGTTTACTTGCGTTGGGATTTGAGTCGCCCGCCCCAACAGCGCCTGCCAGTTTCATACAACCCTAAATTACTGGATGATTATCAACCGAATCAGACGTTTTTGTTAAGTGCCACACAACGTGCCGAACTGATGCAAGTAGGCAATATTGCGGGTAGTGGCAAACCGGAACTAGGCAAAAACTACACCCGTTTGATTGCTACCTTATTGATTGATTTGGCACATGCCTCCTCCAATCTGGAAAATGTACCGATTTCATGGCTTGATACCAAGACCTTGCTGGAATTTGGCGAACGCCCCGATGGGTTGGATGAAACGCAATTGCGTATCGTGCTGAACCATAAAGCAGCGATCAATCACCTAACGACCCATGCGGGTGATATGCACCTTTCCCGGTGGGATTTGTCTGACTTACACTCGCTGATTGCTGATGGATTGATTGCAGAAACTGCTGCGATTGGCAGATTGCGTAGCTGGGTTGTACGGTTTTCTGATAGCCGTTATTTGCCGCCCGATAATCCGTACCTGCTCAACGAGGCGTTTGAGGAATTTTGCCGTAAGGGGAGTGCTATTGCTGACCCTTACGAACAGGCGTTTTTCAGCATGACGTTTATCCCGTATCTGCAACCGTTTCAGGATGGCAATAAGCGCACTTCACGGCTGGCGATGAATATCCCGTTGTTGAAAAACTGCCTTGCGCCGTTTTCGTTTACCGATTTGCGCAAGCGGGATTACATGTTTGGGTTGTTGGCGTTTTATGAGCGGGGGCAACATGCGTTTCTGGCAGAGGCGTTTGTGGCGGCGTACCGGCAAACTGCGCCGCGTTACGCCGAGTTGTTGGGGTATGTGCAGGGTGGTGGGGTGTTGGGGACATTGACTTGA
- a CDS encoding efflux RND transporter permease subunit, which translates to MSSFNLSAWALRHRNFVLYLMVLTLGLGVFGYTKLGQSEDPPFTFKVMLVQAYWSGATAQEIESQVTERIEKVILETAHVDIVRSFSRPGETNIFVIAKDDAPSAAMPDMFYDIRKRVNDMRHTLPQGVVGPLFNDEFGETYGNIFALTGDGFSFAQLRDAADGIRKELLLVKDVAKILSIGEQEERVTITLANSKLANLGFSVQQLVDVLQAQNAIAAVGAYNTATDRIYVRPAGTFSDLEDIRNLPITIGNRTLRLHEVADVTRGYADPPHSTFRYQGQEALGIGISMRKGGDIIALGKSLDAALVRIESQLPVGMELHRVNDQPTAVKRSINEFLKVVAEAVIIVLAVSFLSLGMRAGAVVALSIPLVLAATFFVMHLFGIGLHKISLGSLVLALGLLVDDAIIAIEVMLVKMEEGWDRVRAASFAYTTTAFPMLTGTLVTAAGFLPIATAQSSVGEYTRSIFEVVTIALVISWFVAVIVIPYLGYKLLPERQHQHHESKLATRFYRGFRGLIKACVAYPLIVIVLTVATFAGSIFMFQFVQQQFFPDSTRMELVVDLKLPEGSSLQATEAETRKLEQYLDTQQEHIENFAAYVGNGAPRFYLPLDQQLPSPSFAQFVITTKSIADREALRSKLIDLLDNSPTFGLARGRVIRLENGPPVGYPVQFRVSGDDLWQLRELGEQVATVMRANPHLVNVHLDWNERSKAIRLKLDTAKAISLGVTQSALSQLLQSTLSGTPIGEFREQDQTIPILLRGTEGERDLLSRLAGLNVPTNTGNTVPLSQLATIDYVQEEGILWHRNRTRTIMVRGDIYSKIQAPTVTTEVEARLGEIRANLPLGYKLEIGGAVEESAKGNESIGAGFPLFIVVVLTLLMIQLQSFQRVIMVVLTAPFGLIGVTLFLLLFDRPFGFVAMLGTIALSGMIMRNSVILLDQIERNIDAGFVPREAVIEAAVVRFRPIMLTALAAILAMIPLSESVFFGPMAIAIMGGLLVATVLTLLFLPALYTVWFKLSKGKAAFNETVQPSVSG; encoded by the coding sequence ATGAGCAGTTTCAACCTCTCGGCTTGGGCGTTACGCCACCGCAACTTTGTTTTATACCTAATGGTACTCACCTTAGGGCTGGGTGTTTTCGGCTACACCAAACTGGGGCAATCGGAAGACCCGCCTTTCACTTTTAAAGTCATGCTGGTGCAAGCCTATTGGTCAGGCGCAACCGCACAGGAAATCGAGTCACAAGTCACTGAACGCATCGAAAAAGTCATTCTTGAAACCGCGCATGTCGATATTGTGCGCAGCTTTTCCCGCCCCGGCGAAACCAATATCTTCGTTATCGCCAAAGATGATGCGCCTTCTGCCGCCATGCCCGATATGTTTTACGACATTCGCAAACGGGTGAATGACATGCGCCATACCTTGCCACAAGGCGTGGTGGGGCCACTGTTCAACGACGAATTCGGGGAAACTTACGGCAATATTTTTGCCCTGACCGGCGACGGTTTCAGCTTTGCGCAATTGCGTGACGCAGCGGATGGCATTCGCAAAGAACTGCTATTGGTCAAAGACGTGGCAAAAATCCTCAGCATTGGCGAACAAGAAGAGCGCGTCACCATCACCCTTGCCAACAGCAAACTGGCAAACCTCGGCTTTAGCGTGCAACAACTGGTCGATGTGCTGCAAGCGCAAAACGCCATCGCTGCCGTTGGCGCTTACAATACCGCTACCGACCGCATTTATGTGCGCCCAGCCGGTACGTTCAGCGACCTTGAAGACATTCGCAACTTACCGATCACGATTGGCAATCGCACTCTGCGCTTGCATGAAGTCGCCGACGTCACACGCGGCTATGCCGACCCGCCCCATTCCACCTTCCGCTATCAAGGGCAAGAAGCCTTGGGGATTGGGATTTCCATGCGCAAAGGCGGCGACATTATTGCGCTGGGGAAATCGCTGGATGCGGCACTGGTACGCATCGAAAGCCAATTGCCGGTCGGCATGGAATTACACCGCGTCAACGACCAGCCCACGGCGGTGAAACGCTCCATCAATGAATTCCTCAAAGTCGTGGCGGAAGCGGTGATTATCGTGCTCGCCGTCAGCTTTTTGAGCTTGGGAATGCGAGCTGGGGCAGTCGTGGCTCTTTCGATTCCGTTGGTATTGGCAGCCACGTTTTTCGTCATGCACTTATTCGGGATTGGTTTACACAAAATTTCACTGGGGTCGCTGGTACTCGCGCTGGGTTTGCTGGTGGATGATGCGATTATCGCCATCGAAGTCATGCTGGTGAAAATGGAAGAAGGCTGGGATCGGGTCAGAGCCGCCAGCTTTGCCTACACCACCACCGCGTTTCCAATGTTGACGGGGACGTTAGTCACTGCCGCCGGGTTCTTGCCGATTGCCACCGCGCAATCCTCCGTGGGGGAATACACCCGCTCGATTTTTGAAGTGGTCACAATTGCTTTGGTGATTTCGTGGTTTGTCGCGGTGATCGTGATTCCGTATTTGGGGTATAAGTTGTTGCCAGAAAGACAACACCAGCATCACGAATCCAAACTTGCCACGCGCTTCTATCGCGGATTTCGCGGCTTGATCAAAGCCTGCGTCGCTTACCCATTAATCGTTATTGTGCTGACAGTGGCGACCTTTGCCGGGTCAATTTTCATGTTTCAGTTCGTACAGCAGCAGTTTTTCCCAGACTCCACCCGCATGGAATTGGTGGTGGATTTAAAACTGCCCGAAGGTTCTTCACTGCAAGCCACCGAAGCCGAAACCCGCAAGCTGGAGCAATACCTCGACACCCAACAAGAACACATCGAAAACTTTGCCGCGTATGTCGGCAATGGCGCACCGCGTTTCTATCTGCCGTTGGATCAACAACTGCCCTCCCCCAGTTTTGCGCAATTCGTGATTACCACCAAAAGCATCGCCGACCGCGAAGCCTTGCGCAGCAAACTCATTGACCTGTTGGACAATAGCCCCACGTTTGGCTTGGCTCGTGGGCGGGTGATTCGTTTGGAAAATGGCCCGCCGGTTGGCTACCCCGTGCAATTCCGTGTATCGGGTGACGATTTGTGGCAATTGCGCGAACTCGGCGAACAAGTCGCCACCGTCATGCGTGCCAATCCGCACTTGGTGAATGTGCATCTCGACTGGAACGAGCGCAGCAAAGCGATTCGCCTGAAACTCGATACCGCCAAAGCCATCAGCCTTGGGGTAACGCAATCCGCGCTCTCGCAATTGCTGCAAAGCACCTTGAGCGGCACACCGATTGGCGAATTCCGCGAGCAAGATCAAACCATCCCGATTCTGTTGCGCGGAACGGAAGGCGAACGTGATTTGCTCTCGCGCCTTGCGGGGCTGAATGTACCCACCAACACCGGCAATACCGTTCCTCTATCGCAACTGGCAACCATCGACTACGTGCAGGAAGAAGGCATTCTCTGGCATCGAAATCGCACCCGTACCATAATGGTGCGCGGCGATATTTACAGCAAGATTCAAGCACCCACCGTGACCACGGAAGTTGAAGCGCGTTTGGGTGAAATTCGTGCCAACTTGCCACTGGGCTACAAGCTGGAAATCGGCGGCGCGGTGGAAGAAAGTGCCAAAGGCAATGAATCCATCGGCGCAGGTTTCCCGCTTTTCATCGTGGTAGTGCTCACGCTGCTGATGATTCAATTACAAAGTTTCCAGCGCGTTATTATGGTGGTGTTGACGGCACCGTTTGGCTTGATTGGGGTCACGCTGTTTTTGCTGCTGTTTGATCGCCCGTTCGGGTTTGTTGCCATGCTGGGAACGATTGCGCTTTCCGGCATGATTATGCGCAACTCGGTGATTTTACTGGATCAAATCGAGCGCAATATTGACGCGGGGTTTGTGCCGCGTGAAGCCGTAATTGAAGCGGCGGTAGTGCGTTTCCGCCCCATTATGCTCACCGCCCTCGCCGCGATTTTGGCGATGATTCCCTTGTCGGAAAGCGTTTTCTTTGGGCCAATGGCGATTGCGATTATGGGCGGCTTATTGGTGGCGACAGTGCTAACGCTGCTGTTTTTACCGGCGCTGTATACGGTGTGGTTCAAACTGAGCAAAGGCAAAGCGGCGTTTAATGAAACCGTTCAACCGAGCGTGAGTGGATAA
- a CDS encoding efflux RND transporter periplasmic adaptor subunit, whose protein sequence is MKPTLLWSSIALLLTLNACQEPETTASVIRPAQVWTVTDTHTANTLTFSGETQARLEADLAFRVGGKVIKRHVDPGDTVKAGQVLASLDTADVALNLSSTRANLAAAEADLTNAQAELTRIRELHRQQFIGQSALDNAQAAHDAAQARVTAAQAQLKLSGNQAGYTELVADKDGIITQVHTEAGQVVAAGTPVVHIAYAGEREVHIRVGETTAQTLQTGTLTDITLWSQPDKVLQGKVREISPAADATRSFLVKISLLNPPDGLRLGVTADVKLPISATQAARWLPASALFQQAQQTAVWVVGADNQVTLRPITVLAYQHDGISISDLPVGTKVIAAGVHKLNAGQVINPIPYDGAGS, encoded by the coding sequence ATGAAACCCACGCTATTATGGTCAAGCATTGCACTTCTCCTTACACTGAATGCCTGTCAAGAGCCAGAAACCACCGCCAGCGTCATCCGCCCCGCCCAAGTTTGGACGGTCACTGACACGCATACCGCTAACACCCTAACCTTTTCTGGCGAAACCCAAGCACGCCTAGAAGCCGATCTCGCTTTCCGTGTCGGTGGCAAAGTCATCAAACGCCACGTCGACCCCGGCGATACCGTCAAAGCTGGGCAAGTCCTCGCCAGCCTCGACACCGCTGACGTCGCACTGAATCTCAGCAGCACCCGCGCCAATCTCGCCGCCGCAGAAGCCGATCTCACCAATGCCCAAGCCGAATTAACCCGTATCCGCGAATTGCACCGCCAGCAATTCATCGGACAATCTGCGTTAGATAACGCCCAAGCCGCCCACGATGCCGCCCAAGCGCGAGTCACCGCCGCCCAAGCCCAACTCAAACTCAGCGGCAATCAAGCAGGCTACACCGAACTCGTCGCGGACAAAGACGGCATTATCACCCAAGTCCACACCGAAGCGGGGCAAGTCGTTGCGGCTGGCACGCCCGTGGTTCACATTGCTTACGCAGGCGAGCGCGAAGTCCACATCCGTGTCGGTGAAACCACCGCACAAACCTTGCAAACCGGCACACTGACTGACATTACCCTGTGGTCACAGCCGGATAAAGTCCTGCAAGGCAAAGTACGCGAAATTTCCCCCGCCGCCGATGCCACCCGCAGTTTTCTGGTCAAAATCAGCCTGCTGAATCCCCCCGATGGCTTGCGTTTAGGTGTCACCGCCGATGTCAAGCTGCCCATCAGCGCCACGCAAGCCGCACGTTGGTTGCCCGCATCAGCACTGTTTCAGCAAGCGCAACAAACAGCGGTGTGGGTCGTCGGCGCGGATAATCAGGTCACATTACGCCCCATCACCGTGCTGGCGTATCAGCATGACGGTATTAGCATTAGCGACCTACCCGTCGGCACAAAAGTGATTGCGGCTGGGGTTCACAAACTCAATGCTGGGCAAGTGATCAACCCGATTCCTTACGATGGGGCAGGCTCATGA
- a CDS encoding DUF29 domain-containing protein codes for MGAIAYETDFYGWTLEQAKLLQAGDFDQLDREHLVEELQIMNARERRELLSRLRVLMMHLLKWQHQPHYIGRRSWEKTIKTQRKEIAFHMEDNPGLKPELEKIIGRAYDLALDDAEGETGLPRKVFPAECPWTYGQMLDAEFWPEAVE; via the coding sequence ATGGGTGCAATTGCATATGAAACCGATTTTTATGGCTGGACATTGGAACAGGCTAAGTTATTGCAAGCCGGTGATTTTGATCAGCTTGATCGTGAGCATTTAGTTGAGGAACTGCAAATTATGAATGCGCGTGAACGTCGGGAATTGTTGAGCCGTTTACGGGTATTGATGATGCACTTGTTGAAATGGCAGCACCAGCCGCATTATATCGGGCGGCGCAGTTGGGAAAAGACGATCAAAACACAGCGTAAAGAGATTGCGTTTCACATGGAAGATAATCCGGGGTTGAAACCGGAATTGGAGAAGATTATCGGGCGGGCGTATGATTTGGCGTTGGATGATGCTGAGGGTGAAACGGGATTGCCGCGTAAGGTGTTTCCGGCGGAATGTCCGTGGACTTATGGGCAGATGTTGGATGCGGAGTTTTGGCCGGAGGCGGTGGAGTAA